From Niallia sp. Man26:
ATACATTTAAATTTGTCTAAAAATTCAGAACGAAGAGAAGAAACAGGCAATATAAAGATTTCTAATGTACCTCAAGATAGCTTAGACCTAGGCGTAGGTTATTCACTAGAATTAAACAGTCTAGTCATAGAACAAGAAAGCCAAGTATATGGAACCATTGTAATGGATAGCCCGCAAGATAAATTAGAAGTTCACTTTGACAATCGAGGAAATACTGGTAACTATATTTTAAAAGTATTATATGATTACGAAGAAGTCGCTTTTAAAATTGATAATAAAAATTATCAGAGCTCATACCCCTTTCATTTGGAGACAGGTAAATCAATTAGGTTTCCAATTGAGCTAGCCTCAAATATAACTGCAGATAAGCATTTACATAAGCTATTAGTGGCTGTCTATGCATCTCCTGAAAAAAATGCAAGTACAATTGAAGCCATGACAAATGAATATGGAATGACCCTAGACTATGAGATTACTTTTAATAAAAGCAATCAATCGTTTAACTCTAATAAGGAGTATACTTCTCCTGAAAAAAAGATAAAAGCTGAATATCAAGGATTAATGGTAAATGAAAATTTTAATAATTTTAAAGAAATATTATATCCGCCATACAACCTAAAAGCCAAAAAGGGTGAAAAAATTAAACTAGCTTATAACGCTGGAAAATATCCAGAGGCAAAGGATTATTTAATTATCAGTATGCTGGATTGGAAACAAACAGAGATGAATGGTGCACCTTATTTATTTATAAAAAATGATCCTAATTCTATTGATTATGGCACATTTTTTATAAAAGCTCCGGAAAAAGAGGGCTTATATGAATATTCTGCAGTTATTGTGCCGGATCCCTATAAACATAAAAATGAGGTGATTTTTTCTACGATAGACACCGGTTATCGTTTTACGATAGAAGTTGAATAGTGTGAACATCCGTGATATTAAAAAAGAATTCACCCAAATAAGTGAATTCTTCTTTAACATCTAGTTATTTGTCTGTATCGATTTCTCAGCTAATTCTGCCAGCTCTTGAGCGGTTTTGCTCATTTCTTGCATGGTTGCAGAGAATTCTTGAATAGAACCAGCCTGCGTATCTGTTAATTTATTAATATTATTAAACGCATTTCCCAGGTCTTTAATTAAGTTCTGAATGGTTTTTGTAATATCGTTAATTTGACCAACATTATCTTTAGAATTAGTGGCCAGTTTCCTAATTTCATTTGCTACAACTGAGAAGCCTTTACCAGAGTCTCCGGCTCTGGCTGCTTCAATTGCAGCATTTAGGCCTAACAGGTTGCTCTGGTCTGATATTCCTTTTACTACAGTCGATATGTTTCCAATTTCCTCAGCACTGTTGCTTACTTGGCTTATTTGAGAGGAAACTTCTGTTACTTGTTCAGAAAGCTGGGAGACAGATGTACTGATTTCCTCGATGGATGCTGCTGTCTCTTCCACAATAGCCGAAAAACTTTCTGCCATTTCATAAAGCTGGTTTGCCTTCTCTAGACTTGTCCCTAAACCGACTCCCCCTATTACTCTTCCATTCTCGTCATGTAAAGGGATGGCTCTTGCTATCAATGGAAAACCAAATAATTCTTTCTGTACCATCGCCGCTTTGGCTTCATTACGTCTCACTGCCTCTGTAATGATGTCACCTTCCGCTAATGGATCGCCAGGAGTTACATTCAAAGAAAAACTCTTACCAGGCACATTCATTAATAATTTTTCCGTATCATAAATTCCGATAGTGATATCGTCTTGGACTAAATTATTTAAATAAGGTGCTACTTTAATAAAAGCCTCCAGCAATTCAGAAGTTACAGCACCTTTATTTTCCTCTTTTACATCTATCATTTCTCCACCTCTTTCTATCATTAATAAGGGAATAACCTTTGTCCGTAATTAACGGAAATCCATTTTAATGTCGTAAACTCCTCTAAACTCCACTCACCGTTTAAGCGGCCAAGCCCTGATTGTTTTTCACCGCCAAAGGCTACGATTGGTTCATCGTTAATCGTTACGTCATTTACATGAATCATACCAGTATGGATTTTCTTAGAAATTTCTACTCCTCTTTCCACATTAGCTGTGTGAATAGCACCGCTCAATCCGAAAGGTGTATTGTTAGCAATAGTGATGGCTTCTTCATCCGTGCTGAAAGGTATGACACAAACTAACGGGCCAAACAATTCTTCTTGAGTTAGTTTAGATTCTGGATCTTTTACTTCAAGTATAGTAGGCTCTACTAATCTCCCTTTAATTTTTCCTCTTAACAATGGATTTGCACCTTCTTTTATCGCAGTTTCAATAATGTCTGCTAATACTTGTGCCTGTCTGTCATTGATTACAGGTCCAATTACTGTCTCTGGGTCTCTAGGATCCCCTGTTTTCAATGACGCTGCCTTTTGAACATATTTGTCAATAAATGTGGAATAAATGGATTCAAGCACTAGAATACGATTTGCAGACATGCAAATTTGTCCTTGATGGGTAAATCGACTAAAAGTTGCAGCATTAACTGCATATTCTAAATCAGCATCTTCCATCACAATAAACGCGCTATTGCCGCCAAGTTCAAGTAATGGCTTTTTAAAGTTTTTCACAGCTAATTGGCCAATATAGCTTCCGACTTTAGTTGAACCAGTAAATGAAATGATCCGAGGAATTGGGTGTTCTACAAATGTATCTCCAATTTCTTTAATATCTGTGACTACTACATTTAATAGCCCTTTCGGAACTCCTGCTTCTTCAAAAATTTTGCCAATAAGTGTTCCGCCTGTTACTGGCGAATGTTCATGTGGCTTTAAGACAACACCATTTCCCGCTCCTAAAGCAGGTGCTACTGATTTAACTGATAAGAAGAAAGGAAAATTAAATGGACTAATTACCCCTACTACACCTGCTGGAATTCTATATAATCTGTTTTCTTTCCCATCCTCTACAGAAGGCAAGATTTTACCTTCCATACGCAATGGGAAAGTTGCAGCTTCCTTTATCATATTTTTTACTAAACCAATTTCAAACGCTGCTTTAAGTTTTGTGCCACCAAGTTCGTCGATGATTAGGTCTGTAATTTCTTCTTCATGTGCTTCTATGTAAGATACTGCTTTCTCGAGGATATCCCGCTTCTTATAAGGATTTACCTTATCCCATTCTTCCTTTGCCTTCTCTGCTGCACGGTATGCCAGATCCACATCGGATTTGTCTGCGATAATAAAGCTTGTTAAAATCTCATCATTATAAGGATTAATGTTTTCCATCGCTTTGCCGCTATTACCATCTCGCCACTCACCGTTTATAAACTGCTTTCCTAATGATTCAAAACTTAACATATTGAATATCCTCCTTTAATTGTGTAAAAGATTTGCTTGCAGATACATGCTCCTGCATTCCTCTAATAAAAAAACTAAGCACTAACTTTATTTATCAGTCGATAAGCAAAATGTATAAACAGTGCTAATTTGTTTCAAGAAGATACTGCATAAAAGAAAGTGCTACCATAATACTAGAAAATCGGTAAAAGCTTTTTCTAGCATACTGTTGTTATTGTATCCTCCTAAGCTATAATTTATCGTAAAAGCTGTAAAACACATTTACCATAATTACTAAATAACAACATTGTTGGTATATTATTCTTTAATAATTATTTCGTCATAAATAAATCGATCTTAATAGTTCTAAATACCTAATTGATAATGGTAATCATACTCATTAATACTGTTTTCCACACAAATAAGCCGATTAATGGATGATTAATCGGCTAAAATTTTATTTTTCATATATTAATTCTATGTTTAGGTGCTGGTTATTTTTCTTAATGCCTTAGCAAGCCTGTTTATACCGACCGGGATTTCTTGATCGTCTACTTTACCGTATGTTAACCGCATATAGCCAGATTTCGTGCCTAAGATAGAGCCGGGTGTGAATATCACCCCCTCTTCAATCGATTGTTCTAACAAGCGAATTTCGTCCATTCCGCCAGTTAATCTGCACCATAAATGGATACCTCCGTGGGGAAAATAGTAGTCAACTTGCTCTCCCAGAATTTCTGCGATACTATCTATCATAATATCCCGTTTTTGCTCCAATTTGCTTTTTAAAGCCTCAATATGCTCTGTAAAGTAATCAGAACGTAAGAATTCAGTGCCAATCCATTGGGAGAAGACAGAATGCCCGAAATCAAACTGCTGTTTTGCATCTGCAAGTCTCTCTATAACGGGAGTTGGTCCGATTACCCAGCCAATTCTGAAACCAGAAGCAGCAATTTTAGTTAAGGAGCTTATATACAGGACATTCCCATTTTCATCTAATGACTTTAATGTATTTGTATCTTCCTCTGTATAGTTAAGGAGACTATATGGATCATCCTCGACAATGGGGATGCCGAATTCTGAGGAAATATCTAATATTCTTTTCCGTTTAGCAGCAGGCAAAATCATCCCTGTAGGATTCTGGAAGATAGGATTCAAAAATATCATTTTTATTTGATGCTTTTTGTGCAAATCAATAAGCTCCTCTGGATTAATACCTTCTTTGCCTACATCCAAATGAAATACTTTTAGCCCTGCTGACTTAAAAATCGGCAAACTGTAGTGATAAGACGGATTTTCAATAACAACAGCATCCCCTGGTTTCAAAAGGCATTCAATAATTAGATGAATAGCCTGTTGGGCTCCTGAAGTAATCAGAATGGAATTGGGTGTAGTTTCTATCCCCTTATCTTGTTTCACATGATCACTAATCGTTTTACGAAGCTCAATATTCCCCTGTGGATGATCGTATCCTAAATGGCCAGTAAAGCTTTTGGAATTGATTATTTTTTTGACATAATCCTCCGGCATAAGTTCATTCGAAAGCTCTCCGCTGGCAAAATTTACGAGACTGGACTCCTCAGATATATGTCTTATCCGTTGAGCAACAGGCATATTAGCCTGAAAAGAACCCCTTTCAATATATTTATTCCAGCTTGGAATTCGCCTTTTTGTCAGCCCCCATATATCCTTGCTGACAATCGTTCCGCTTCCTCGTTTTCTTTCGACTAGGCCATTTGCTTCCAGCTCTGAATAGGCTGCAACAATAGTACTTCTGTTCACCTTGTATGCTTCTGCTAACTTTCGTTCGGAAGGCAACGGTTTATCAATCGGAAACAGTCCATTCTGTATCCCCTGTTCGATATGCTCTACAATTTGCTTATAAACGGCTTTCCCTTTACTTTTATCTGGTTTCCAATCCATTTTTTTTAAATCTCCAGTAATTAATTATTATTTCATTAACTATCATTATTCTTCTCTTAATTTGCCTATAAACAATATTATATACTATCCGTTTACTGCTCCTAAAAATATACCTAAATGTGTATATTCTTTGATAATTCTTGCTTCTACGTGTCCCATCTCGCCACTTGCTCGCTACTATGGTTAATATAACACTCCACAAGTGTAAATTCCCGACGTATTAGCCACCGGTACATATATACTGTCTCGTTAAGTGAGAATGGTATATTTTTTTGCCTGTTTTAAATTAATAGCTGCATTTTCATCTCTATCTAACGTATGACCACAAGCATTGCAGATAAAATTACGTTCTGATAGGGATAGTTTCAGTTTTTTGGTTTGACACTTAGAACATAACTTACTAGAAGGATAGAACTTATCCACTTCTCGTAATTCAACCCCTAATTTCCTACACGTATGTTTAAGATTTGTTTTAAACTGATAGAATTTTTGATTCGCTATGATTCGAGACAAGTGTTTATTTTTCATCATACTCTTTATATTTAAATTCTCTAATGTTATGAAAAGTGGCTTGGTTTTCATCACTTCACGTATAACATAGGCTTGATATGCATTTCGAATGTTTGTTAAGCGTAGATGTAATTTTTGTATTCTTTGAATATTTTTATTTAAATTTTTTCTTTGATTAGCTTTTGCTTCACCATCTGTTTTTGTTAGTTTCTTATAGTGTTCATATTTTCTGGAAAGAGAACGTTGTTCTCTCTTTAGCTTTCTTTCTAGCTTTTTAATTCGTATGGATTTGTTAATGTTTTTAAAGATTCTTTTATCGCTTAAAATAGCAAAATCCTTTAACCCTAAATCTATTCCTAACCCTTCCTCATTCAAGACTTCATGCACTAGCTCTACCTCTTCCTTAACTAAAACAGAAATAAAGAATCTGCCTGCTGTTTCTTCAACAGTACAACTCGTGACTAGACTATTGGTAGGAATATAACCTTTTTCTTTCAAACTAACCCACCCAAGGGTTGGCACCTTAATTCGATGACGTTCTACCTCTAAATCGGTTTTATTGTTTTTAGGAAAATAGACTTTCACATCTTGGCGGTTTTTCTTTTTAAAACGGGGAAATTTACTTTCTCCTTTGAAAAACTTTCTAAAAGCAGTGTCTGCGTTCATAATCGATTTCTTTCTAGCTTTCGAAGATACATCCTTAATCCAAGGTTTCTCAATAGAGAGTTCATTATTCACATATTTATCAAATTCCATACCACCAAAAAACCTGGCTTCTTTTGCATAAAGCTCTTTATTATAGGAAATAAAAGCATTGTAAAGAAAACGACAAACACCGATAGTGTTTGTTACTTTATATATCTGTTTGGCATTCAAGTATATCTCTGTTTTATAAGCTTTCATCCTTTTAAATCCTTATCTTCAATTATCTTTTTTTGTATTTTCTTCGCCCATAGATTCTGCAAGAAAAAACATGAATAATAGAAATTAAATCTTGTATCATTTCTTCATGAGGAGAGAATTTTTCATTCTTAACAACGATTAATATAACACCAAACTTAATTATAAATCTCTCAAACCAATCATAACCAAAACGAATAAATCTATCTTTGTGGGTTATGTATACTTCAGAGATATTTCCTTCCTGTATATCGTCCAGTAGTTTATTCCATTTTTCTCGGTTGTAGTTTAATCCACTACCAGTATCCTCAATAATTTGATCCACAATTATACCTTGGTATTAACATATTGTTTTAAAAATTACACTTGGTTATTTAAAACATCTTTCTTCTGCCTGGAATTGGCTACTCTTGCATATGCAACAACTTTTCCTTCCTTCTTATTTTCCGAAAAAGATAAGTTTCCTGTGTATTTTAGTAGTATAATATCTTCTATTACTAGTCGTTCGGTGGCTTTTAACATACCTTCTCCATCTTTGTAATGTTCTTACTGTAATGTTAAGTATACTTGCAAACTCATTTGGTTTATAATGTTTTTTCCATGGCACATTCTAACTCGTTTAAACACTTTTGTCCATTTATATCACTACTTTTAATAACTCCTTTTAAAATAATCCGTTTTAAAACTGTTGCACGTTATCATGGTTAATCACAAATAAAAAACCCTTTAGGGAGAAATGCAGCATCTCTCGTTAATGAGAGTTTATGCTGCTCTCTACCTAAAGGGTGTTCTTTACGTGTATATCAATTAATAAGGATCTGCATCATGCCCCTTATCAACCGCTTGCTCTGGTGCTTTATCACTTTCCTTGTTTCCTAATGGATGACTGCTAGGCTTATCGCTTGCAGCATTAGCCAATCCTTCTCGCAAACGGTGCCCGTATTCTTCGTCTGCCTCTTCAGCAAGTGCAATCATTGCATCTTGAATTCTTTGATCACATTGAGACAAGTCTCCGACAAGATTGGAGATTAATTCATCCTTTTCCCATTGTTCAAATTCCCTGTATGTTTGACCTGCTTGTTTTGTATTGTCGTTTCGGTCAATAGATTCGCGGACAAGATTACCCTCAACTCTTGGACTATAATCCTTGCCAGAAGGCTCTGCTTCCTTCAAGCCACCGAGAATAGAAGGTTCATAGTTAATATGCTTGTCCTTTCGGTCCACATGATACTGCATTTGACCGCCGCTTTGATTAGTAGCAACTCTCTTCTTCGGTGCATTGATTGGGAGCTGAAGATAATTTGCTCCTACACGGTGGCGCTGTGTATCAGAATAAGAGAATGTTCGTCCTTGAAGCATTTTATCATCTGAGAACTCTAAGCCGTCCACAAGGACACCTGTACCAAATGCTGCCTGCTCTACTTCTGCAAAATAGTCTTCTGGATTTTTGTTAAGAACCATCTTACCTACTGGAATCCAAGGGAACTCATCTTTCGGCCACAGCTTCGTATCATCAAGCGGGTCAAAGTCTAGCTCAGGATGTTCTTCATCGCTCATAAATTGAACAAACAGCTCCCACTCTGGGTAATCCCCTTGTTCGATGGCATTGTATAAGTCTTGAGTGGCATGATTGAAATTAGTAGCCTGAATTTCATTGGCTTCCTTTTGAGTAAGATTCTTAATTCCTTGCTTTGGTTCCCAATGGTATTTCACCAGAACCGATTCTCCTTCGCCGTTCACCCATTTATATGTATTGACACCTGATCCCTGCATCATGCGGTAGTTTGCGGGGATTCCCCAAGGAGAATAAACGAAAGTCACCATATGGAATGTTTCCGGTGAGCTTGCACAAAAATCGAAGAACCGCTCTGGACTTTGAATATTCGTGACTGGGTCTGGCTTAAAGGCATGTATCATATCAGGAAACTTCATTGCATCACGAATAAAGAATATCTTCAAGTTATTTCCGACAAGATCCCAGTTTCCGTCTTCTGTATAGAATTTCACAGCAAACCCTCTTGGATCACGAAGCGTTTCCGGTGAATGCCCTCCATGTATGACAGATGAAAAACGAACAAAGACAGGAGTACGCTTGCCTTTTTCTTGGAAAAGCTTAGCACGTGTATATTTGGAGATATGTTCATCCCCAGCTGTGCCATATGCCTCGAAATAACCGTGAGCACCTGCACCACGGGCATGTACAACACGCTCTGGAACACGCTCCCTGTCAAAATGACTAATTTTTTCAATGAAATTATAATTCTCTAACGTTGCGGGACCTCTGTTGCCGACAGTCCGAATATTCTGGTTATTCGTTACAGGATGTCCCTGTCTATTCGTTAATGTATCTTCGTTTTCTCGTTTATTTTCATTCTTTGACTGTTCGTTTCTCAACCTTCTTCATCCCTTTCTCATTACTATTTGGACAATATTGTCCAATTTTATCCTATGAAACTATTACCCCGTTTTTATTAAAATAATCCTTATTTAAGAATAAATACAAAAAAGCCTCAGGTATTTTCCTTTAACCTTAACATTTCTTACATTAGCTTGATTACATTCACCAATAACCACCCTTTTGCTATGAACTGGAAAATAAATCTAGTATAATTGTTTTATTATTGTTTTAAGGAGACATGCTTTTGAAAACACTCATCAAAAATAAATACATATGGATTTTTATTACATACTTATTGATGATGACAATTTTTCCGATAGGGATTAAATTACTTTTTTACTTAGTTGGAGTAGGAACAACGAAGGAGGTAGCTTTTGGGGATTATCAAATCAGCAGTCCAATGCTGAGCGTTGTTCTTAACCTTCTCATTCTATTTTTCATATTAGGATTTATCGTTTTTCTCTATGTAAAAACGTCATTATTCCAGTGGAAAAAACCAATTGTAAAAGGTAAAGATCTGTTATATGCTGTTTATGTTTTTTTCGGAGGAAAAATAGCAACTGCGATTGTAGTTGTCATTATCTCTTTGTTGTTCGGTCTGAATATGGAGGAAGCTCCGCAAAACCAGCAAGCGGTAGAGCAAATGATTCGTACAAGCTTCATTACTGTTATTCAAGTAACGATACTTGCGCCAATTATTGAGGAATTTTTCTTCCGCAAAGTTATCATTGGACATATTTTCACCAAGCATAAATATTTAGGATTATTGTTTAGCTCCATATTATTTGGCGGTATGCATATGCTTGCCGGTTTCTCTTTGCCTGGGATGATATTGTACAGCGGGTTAGGATTTTTCTTAGGCTTAGTCTATATAAAGACAAATCGTTTAGAAACTTCCATCATTGCGCATGGTTTTAATAACTTTATATCCTACTTATTAGTACTTATTGTTCGATAGCAATAAATAAAAAACATCCCAATTGATTAGCTGCTTACACAATTGGGATGTTTACTGTTATCTTTCATAGGAAAACCTAGCAAGGAATTGTTTTGTTCGTTCTTCCTTTGTTTGTTCAAAAACTTCCTTTGGGGTGCCTTGCTCAACAATGACACCATCTTCCATAAAAACGATTCTGTCGGCAATGTCATATGCAAAGCTCATTTCATGTGTGACAATAACCATTGTGACACCACTTTCGGCAACCTTTTTTATGACATCTAGTGTTTCTCCGACTAATTCTGGATCAAGGGCGGAGGTAGGTTCATCGAATAGAATGACCTCTGGATTCAAAGCAAGTGCCCTCGCAATACCGACACGCTGCTGCTGACCGCCTGACAGCTGGTGGGGATAAAAATCCTCCTTATCCTTTAAGCCGACCTTTTCCAGCAGTTCTAATCCAGTTTGATACGCTTTATCCTTTGACACTTTCCTAGCTATCACTAGTCCTTCCATAATGTTTTCTATCGCTGTTTTATGGAGGAATAAGTCATATTGCTGAAAGACCATCGCTGTCTTTCGTCTGAGCTCCAATATATCTTTAGAACTTGCCTTCTTGAAATGGACCCTTTTATCACTTATTGTCAGCTCGCCGGAATCTGCCCTTTCCAGAAAATTCAGGCATCTCAAGAAAGTTGTTTTACCTGAACCACTCGGGCCTAGTATGACGACAACCTCACCCTTTTTTATTTGCAGATCAATTCCTTTAAGAATTTCATTTTTCCCGAACTTTTTGGAGATTTTTTTAATTTCTATCATGCGAAGCCTCTCCTTTTGCTGCGGCTGAAATAACGTTCATAGCCGGATGATATTCCCTCTAGTGCGGCACAAACGGGCCAGTAAATTAAGGATGCAGCCACATAAGCTTCTAGGAAGCGATAATTGACGTTTGCCTCAATTAGCGCACCATTCAATATATCAACAACTGAAACCATCGATACTAAAGAGGATGCCTTGATCAAGGAAATTAGCGTACTGTTTATCATAGGAAAGGCAATCGGAAATACTTGCGGAATTACTACTCTCCTAATTACTTGTGTCCCAGATAGTCCTATTGAATATGCAGCATCAAACTGTCCTTTTGGGATGGCAGACAGTGATCCTCTAAAGATTTCAGACAAACCGCTAGTGGCGTATAATGTTAAAGCAAAAATTGCTACCCATTTTCTGTCAATATTTTTGAAGCTGATATCCCATGACCAAGACTTTGCCAGCTGATCCAACATATCGGAACTGATAATATAAGTAACTAATAAAATAAGAATGACAGGAATCGCTTTAAAGATGGTCACAAACCACTTAAAGAAAGTGGAAAGGACCGAGATTTCATAAAATCGTACAAGCGCAATGACAAGACCAAACACTGAACCTAATATCAAAGGCAAAAATCCTAGCAGCAAGGTTGTTGGCAAATATTGCAGTGCCGCAGCCAAAGCCTTAAACATAAATGGGAAATCAAAATCCATATCATTTCCCTCCTTTCTTACTTAGTAAAATCTCCTCCTAAAACTTCTTGTGAAATCTCAGAAAGTTTGCCTTCATCAATTAACTCTTGCAGAGCTCCATCTATATCTTCTTGCAGCTTTGTATCATCCTTGCTGTATAGATAATATGTTTTGGAAACATAGGCAGGCTCACCTGATGTTTTTAAATCGGCTTTAAATTGCTCATTTAATTTGTTTACATCAAACTTAGTCAGCAATGTTGCGTCAATTGTTCCAGTTTGTAGATCCTTTACAAGCACCTCATTAGCACCGCTGCCATATACTATATCTATTTTGTTGTCATGCTCTTCATTGTACTGCTCCAAAATATACGCGTGGTTGCTTCCTGTTGATGTATAAACTTTCTTACCTGCCAAATCATCTAATGTATTAAAATTGCTACCTGAATTAGCATCTACTACGATATAGCTTGTGTAATCCGTGTAACCTACTTTTCCATATAAGTATTTTGCTTGTCTTTCCTCATTCACTTCGTACTGATGTGCTGCCAAATCTACTTTATTTGCATCAAGTGCAGGCAGAATATTTTTAAATTCAAATGACTCGTATTTAAATTTATACTGCGTAAGTTTTTCATCGACTGCATCGAGCACTGCTTTTTCATATCCTGTCAGCTTCCCGTTCTCATCCAAATAAACAAATGGCTGATACGCATTGCCAGTTCCGACGATTATCTCTTTCGCATCAGAATCATTGTTGTCTGCGCTGGCACTTTCTGCATTATCTCCATTTCCGCACCCTGCCAGCACCAATCCTAATGCAGCTGTAATACCAATAACCTTCCACGATTTAAATTTCGGCAGTATTCTCATGACTTTTCCCACTTTCCCTTAATATTTAATTCACTTTGTTTTTTCCATTCGGCATCAAAAGCAGCTTTTTGCCATTAGTCAAAATAGGTGTTCTGATGCTTT
This genomic window contains:
- a CDS encoding ABC transporter permease subunit → MDFDFPFMFKALAAALQYLPTTLLLGFLPLILGSVFGLVIALVRFYEISVLSTFFKWFVTIFKAIPVILILLVTYIISSDMLDQLAKSWSWDISFKNIDRKWVAIFALTLYATSGLSEIFRGSLSAIPKGQFDAAYSIGLSGTQVIRRVVIPQVFPIAFPMINSTLISLIKASSLVSMVSVVDILNGALIEANVNYRFLEAYVAASLIYWPVCAALEGISSGYERYFSRSKRRGFA
- a CDS encoding transposase, which translates into the protein MKAYKTEIYLNAKQIYKVTNTIGVCRFLYNAFISYNKELYAKEARFFGGMEFDKYVNNELSIEKPWIKDVSSKARKKSIMNADTAFRKFFKGESKFPRFKKKNRQDVKVYFPKNNKTDLEVERHRIKVPTLGWVSLKEKGYIPTNSLVTSCTVEETAGRFFISVLVKEEVELVHEVLNEEGLGIDLGLKDFAILSDKRIFKNINKSIRIKKLERKLKREQRSLSRKYEHYKKLTKTDGEAKANQRKNLNKNIQRIQKLHLRLTNIRNAYQAYVIREVMKTKPLFITLENLNIKSMMKNKHLSRIIANQKFYQFKTNLKHTCRKLGVELREVDKFYPSSKLCSKCQTKKLKLSLSERNFICNACGHTLDRDENAAINLKQAKKYTILT
- a CDS encoding CPBP family intramembrane glutamic endopeptidase is translated as MKTLIKNKYIWIFITYLLMMTIFPIGIKLLFYLVGVGTTKEVAFGDYQISSPMLSVVLNLLILFFILGFIVFLYVKTSLFQWKKPIVKGKDLLYAVYVFFGGKIATAIVVVIISLLFGLNMEEAPQNQQAVEQMIRTSFITVIQVTILAPIIEEFFFRKVIIGHIFTKHKYLGLLFSSILFGGMHMLAGFSLPGMILYSGLGFFLGLVYIKTNRLETSIIAHGFNNFISYLLVLIVR
- a CDS encoding amino acid ABC transporter ATP-binding protein, with amino-acid sequence MIEIKKISKKFGKNEILKGIDLQIKKGEVVVILGPSGSGKTTFLRCLNFLERADSGELTISDKRVHFKKASSKDILELRRKTAMVFQQYDLFLHKTAIENIMEGLVIARKVSKDKAYQTGLELLEKVGLKDKEDFYPHQLSGGQQQRVGIARALALNPEVILFDEPTSALDPELVGETLDVIKKVAESGVTMVIVTHEMSFAYDIADRIVFMEDGVIVEQGTPKEVFEQTKEERTKQFLARFSYER
- a CDS encoding methyl-accepting chemotaxis protein; protein product: MIDVKEENKGAVTSELLEAFIKVAPYLNNLVQDDITIGIYDTEKLLMNVPGKSFSLNVTPGDPLAEGDIITEAVRRNEAKAAMVQKELFGFPLIARAIPLHDENGRVIGGVGLGTSLEKANQLYEMAESFSAIVEETAASIEEISTSVSQLSEQVTEVSSQISQVSNSAEEIGNISTVVKGISDQSNLLGLNAAIEAARAGDSGKGFSVVANEIRKLATNSKDNVGQINDITKTIQNLIKDLGNAFNNINKLTDTQAGSIQEFSATMQEMSKTAQELAELAEKSIQTNN
- a CDS encoding PLP-dependent aminotransferase family protein, translating into MDWKPDKSKGKAVYKQIVEHIEQGIQNGLFPIDKPLPSERKLAEAYKVNRSTIVAAYSELEANGLVERKRGSGTIVSKDIWGLTKRRIPSWNKYIERGSFQANMPVAQRIRHISEESSLVNFASGELSNELMPEDYVKKIINSKSFTGHLGYDHPQGNIELRKTISDHVKQDKGIETTPNSILITSGAQQAIHLIIECLLKPGDAVVIENPSYHYSLPIFKSAGLKVFHLDVGKEGINPEELIDLHKKHQIKMIFLNPIFQNPTGMILPAAKRKRILDISSEFGIPIVEDDPYSLLNYTEEDTNTLKSLDENGNVLYISSLTKIAASGFRIGWVIGPTPVIERLADAKQQFDFGHSVFSQWIGTEFLRSDYFTEHIEALKSKLEQKRDIMIDSIAEILGEQVDYYFPHGGIHLWCRLTGGMDEIRLLEQSIEEGVIFTPGSILGTKSGYMRLTYGKVDDQEIPVGINRLAKALRKITST
- a CDS encoding catalase, with product MRNEQSKNENKRENEDTLTNRQGHPVTNNQNIRTVGNRGPATLENYNFIEKISHFDRERVPERVVHARGAGAHGYFEAYGTAGDEHISKYTRAKLFQEKGKRTPVFVRFSSVIHGGHSPETLRDPRGFAVKFYTEDGNWDLVGNNLKIFFIRDAMKFPDMIHAFKPDPVTNIQSPERFFDFCASSPETFHMVTFVYSPWGIPANYRMMQGSGVNTYKWVNGEGESVLVKYHWEPKQGIKNLTQKEANEIQATNFNHATQDLYNAIEQGDYPEWELFVQFMSDEEHPELDFDPLDDTKLWPKDEFPWIPVGKMVLNKNPEDYFAEVEQAAFGTGVLVDGLEFSDDKMLQGRTFSYSDTQRHRVGANYLQLPINAPKKRVATNQSGGQMQYHVDRKDKHINYEPSILGGLKEAEPSGKDYSPRVEGNLVRESIDRNDNTKQAGQTYREFEQWEKDELISNLVGDLSQCDQRIQDAMIALAEEADEEYGHRLREGLANAASDKPSSHPLGNKESDKAPEQAVDKGHDADPY
- a CDS encoding aldehyde dehydrogenase family protein, with the translated sequence MLSFESLGKQFINGEWRDGNSGKAMENINPYNDEILTSFIIADKSDVDLAYRAAEKAKEEWDKVNPYKKRDILEKAVSYIEAHEEEITDLIIDELGGTKLKAAFEIGLVKNMIKEAATFPLRMEGKILPSVEDGKENRLYRIPAGVVGVISPFNFPFFLSVKSVAPALGAGNGVVLKPHEHSPVTGGTLIGKIFEEAGVPKGLLNVVVTDIKEIGDTFVEHPIPRIISFTGSTKVGSYIGQLAVKNFKKPLLELGGNSAFIVMEDADLEYAVNAATFSRFTHQGQICMSANRILVLESIYSTFIDKYVQKAASLKTGDPRDPETVIGPVINDRQAQVLADIIETAIKEGANPLLRGKIKGRLVEPTILEVKDPESKLTQEELFGPLVCVIPFSTDEEAITIANNTPFGLSGAIHTANVERGVEISKKIHTGMIHVNDVTINDEPIVAFGGEKQSGLGRLNGEWSLEEFTTLKWISVNYGQRLFPY